A genomic segment from Daphnia carinata strain CSIRO-1 chromosome 1, CSIRO_AGI_Dcar_HiC_V3, whole genome shotgun sequence encodes:
- the LOC130696771 gene encoding larval cuticle protein 65Ag1-like, whose protein sequence is MKLFVIAAVLAIAAAAPSSYKPYEKSYEKDYKYPEITVTGQSDERNVDGSGKWNYAQSDYTTREEAQEQKKFTVTTVDDYGKEYTAEVFGNTNKGSSYWISPEGQKFTLTWVADEAGFQPKGDHLPVAPVHVYELPVAPVHEYVLPVAPVHEYVLPVAPVHIPFNGKGFKIY, encoded by the exons ATGAAGCTG TTTGTTATCGCCGCCGTGTTGGCCATCGCTGCCGCCGCTCCATCCAGTTACAAGCCGTACGAAAAATCGTACGAGAAGGACTACAAATACCCCGAGATCACAGTTACTGGTCAATCCGACGAGCGTAACGTTGATGGCAGCGGAAAGTGGAA ctacgcccagtctgactacaccacccgTGAGGAAGCCCAggagcaaaagaaattcactgTCACTACCGTCGATGATTATGGCAAAGAATACACCGCGGAAGTCTttggcaacaccaacaagggatcttcctactggATTTCCCCTGAGGGCCAGaagttcactttgacctgggttGCTGATGAGGCCGGTTTCCAACCCAAGGGTGACCACTTGCCGGTTGCCCCCGTCCACGTCTACGAGCTCCCagtcgctcccgtccacgaatacgtTCTCCCCGTCGCccccgtccacgaatacgtTCTCCCAGTTGCCCCAGTCCACATTCCCTTCAACGGAAAGGGCTTCAAAATCTATTAA
- the LOC130696631 gene encoding uncharacterized protein LOC130696631, with the protein MAAAQQPQNKKDVELWSLCKKSAHEAVSFNRVANLLRGGADVNIRSNGWTVLLWVCWKNQNDSLAKLIRLFLIYGANANDTDANGNRALHILCRFNQTPSLIRSIKALTDSKVDLNVTDRKRWGVLHYLARFNQSKELLPIMELLLENGANVQATDLEGWNVLHYLARFYQGTDLIQFFHLMIRHKINLEARDLEGWNVLHILCRYYSQRGKLLPIFQLLVENGVDIHCQTYKKLHALELMLFNPCGDFHSACTWMMSHRHSDWKSLVWNDESVLNMAKLGCQEWTYYFSEISSYQCHSDKGKSATDYLNEVCYNSTTLCPQCQPTWQFDKFFVYNQNESETISKPIRRVKFTKFVPSIHEKLMPLRSCSIVSSEHDLKPVPEPDNWRWMASAWQKDKLSLDEVEFYLSEHSHWQCLHSCRWCIIFRHVRKYLNSLIDTIRELDDRFESGPLIEYGSWAERSDILAANEFDFGIPLKHFSALAQESGSSTDVGVVFAKENAEVDAFYTDYFISSGRLLFYYKSLIEEASSRIWNVRFFHPVVSLSETCVTLTFVYRGRREKPMKISIDLSLVVTLTGINGGPFQDTGAPHLPDVLCKLNAQQNEVRERHLVPYRRNERGRWKVSHFALERDVFLHQSCFPDVSRVLRLLKFFVLMANHRKNPHRDGVEHTIQRKTSPSSYALKTCLFHYMKNCRPPWDPADRINHCIGVLQTYLAQGPQIKSFFAKNVAACDISHDSRLIVMEILTKLDIMKKQQGYSLSFDQDVSL; encoded by the exons ATGGCCGCAGCTCAGCAACCACAAAACAAG aaagaCGTCGAATTATGGTCGCTGTGCAAGAAATCGGCTCACGAGGCTGTCAGTTTTAACCGGGTGGCAAATCTGCTTCGTGGTGGTGCAGACGTGAACATCCGTAGCAACGGATGGACTGTACTTCTTTGGGTGTGCTGGAAGAACCAAAACGATTCGTTGGCCAAACTGATCCGTCTTTTTTTGATATATGGAGCCAATGCCAACGATACCGATGCCAATGGCAACAGAGCTTTGCATATTCTGTGCCGTTTCAATCAGACACCTAGTTTAATTCGTTCAATCAAGGCCCTGACTGACAGCAAAGTGGATTTGAACGTAACCGACCGCAAACGATGGGGAGTGTTACATTATTTAGCGCGATTTAACCAGTCAAAAGAATTATTGCCAATCATGGAATTGCTTTTGGAAAATGGAGCGAACGTTCAAGCCACCGACTTAGAAGGTTGGAATGTTCTTCACTATCTGGCTCGATTCTATCAGGGTACCGatctcattcaattttttcacCTGATGATTCGTCACAAGATCAACTTGGAAGCCAGAGATTTAGAAGGCTGGAACGTCCTTCATATTCTGTGTCGCTATTACAGTCAACGTGGAAAATTGCTGCCCATTTTCCAGTTACTCGTCGAGAATGGTGTTGACATCCACTGTCAAACTTACAAAAAACTCCACGCATTAGAACTAATGCTTTTCAATCCTTGCGGAGATTTCCATTCGGCCTGTACGTGGATGATGTCCCATCGCCATTCAGACTGGAAAAGTTTAGTGTGGAACGATGAATCCGTGTTGAACATGGCCAAGCTCGGGTGTCAGGAATGGACGTACTATTTTAGTGAAATAAGTTCTTATCAGTGCCACAGCGATAAAGGCAAATCAGCTACGGATTACCTGAATGAAGTGTGTTACAATTCAACAACGTTGTGTCCACAATGTCAGCCAACATGGCAATTCGACAAATTCTTTGTTTACAACCAAAATGAATCCGAAACCATCTCCAAACCAATCCGACGGGTGAAATTCACAAAATTCGTACCATCTATCCATGAGAAACTCATGCCTCTTCGGTCTTGCTCGATAGTATCGTCAGAACACGACCTGAAACCAGTTCCAGAACCAGATAATTGGCGATGGATGGCCAGTGCTTGGCAAAAAGATAAACTCAGTTTGGATGAAGTGGAATTTTACCTGAGCGAACATTCTCACTGGCAGTGCCTTCATTCTTGCCGTTGGTGCATCATCTTTCGCCATGTTCGCAAGTATTTGAACAGTCTAATCGACACCATACGAGAGCTAGACGACCGTTTCGAAAGCGGGCCACTGATCGAATACGGTAGTTGGGCTGAACGAAGTGATATCCTTGCGGCTAATGAATTTGATTTCGGTATTCcgttgaaacatttttcagcGCTAGCACAAGAATCAGGCAGCAGTACAGACGTCGGTGTCGTTTTTGCTAAAGAAAATGCAGAAGTTGATGCATTTTACACCGACTACTTTATCAGCTCGGGCCGTCTATTGTTCTATTACAAATCGCTTATCGAAGAAGCTAGCAGTCGAATATGGAACGTCCGGTTTTTCCATCCAGTCGTTTCTCTTTCTGAGACGTGCGTGACGTTGACGTTTGTCTATCGCGGGCGACGAGAAAAACCGATGAAAATCAGTATCGATTTGAGTTTGGTTGTTACGTTGACTGGTATTAACGGTGGTCCCTTTCAAGATACTGGAGCACCTCATTTACCCGACGTGTTGTGCAAATTAAATGCTCAGCAAAACGAGGTACGAGAGCGACATTTGGTCCCATACAGGCGCAATGAACGAGGTCGATGGAAAGTGTCGCATTTCGCTTTAGAACGTGACGTCTTCCTCCATCAGTCGTGTTTCCCGGATGTCTCTCGAGTACTCCGTCTCCTTAAATTCTTCGTTCTGATGGCTAACCATCGAAAGAATCCTCATCGAGATGGTGTGGAACATACCATCCAACGAAAGACCAGTCCATCGTCTTATGCGCTGAAGACCTGTTTGTTTCATTACATGAAAAATTGTCGACCACCTTGGGATCCAGCTGATAGAATAAACCACTGCATCGGCGTGCTTCAGACGTATTTAGCACAGGGCCCTCAAATCAAGTCTTTCTTCGCCAAAAACGTGGCAGCGTGTGATATCAGTCACGACAGCAGGTTGATAGTCATGGAAATCTTGACCAAGTTGGATATCATGAAGAAACAGCAAGGCTACAGCCTTTCCTTCGATCAGGACGTTTCGCTGTGA
- the LOC130696804 gene encoding larval cuticle protein 1-like, producing MGRVGNIFTLVSSLSPVKQQNLPISKKMKFIIALAFLAVALAAPQGDKKPIEIVSSNSEMNADGSYSFNFESADGTKVQESGSQKQVGPKPEDIGTVSKGSYSYTSPDGVVITVNWVADENGFQATGDHLPTPPPMPAHVVKLLADLKAAGAL from the exons atgGGTCGAGTTGGAAACATCTTCACTCTCGTCTCTTCTCTGTCTCCAGTTAAGCAGCAGAACCTTCCAATatctaaaaaaatgaaattc ATCATCGCTCTTGCTTTCTTGGCCGTGGCACTTGCTGCACCTCAAGGAGATAAGAAGCCCATCGAAATTGTGTCATCCAACAGCGAAATGAACGCCGATGGCAGTTACTCCTTCAA TTTCGAAAGCGCTGACGGAACTAAGGTTCAAGAAAGTGGAAGCCAGAAACAAGTTGGACCTAAACCCGAGGATATCGGCACCGTTTCCAAGGGATCTTATTCCTACACTTCCCCTGATGGCGTCGTCATCACCGTCAACTGGGTTGCAGATGAGAACGGTTTCCAGGCTACCGGTGACCATTTGCCCACTCCTCCCCCGATGCCCGCTCACGTCGTCAAGCTCCTTGCTGACTTGAAAGCTGCCGGTGCTTTGTaa
- the LOC130696876 gene encoding E3 ubiquitin-protein ligase Bre1-like isoform X1, which translates to MSKRPSEESQTGASSGPQCKKVQFEPIRLGAISSLEEMDMKVLQFQNKKLSQRLELRQRTEAELRQRIEQLEKRQMQDDAVLNVINRYWNQLNEDVRILLQRFDAETADENESKNESEATTSFLALLSTWDKDELDEKLANRVLVSQRAVAKLIRAFDRLLQRNEKVTQALKGESDNGEVANLEEAIKQVNTEIQAENSNLHVLNTSLHEKNHAISLKLKEMQEQLTAKETEAAELQNRVDDLDYELQKRRQRADSLENHLAEALEKIKVLQQQPGVQVEAEKSSGSKVVSVSQKKMEDQHKELEEQREMATNRLAELDRLHQNHRDVLQQLEHLKMDIRQLPESVVVETTEYKCLQSQFSVLYNDSMGLKTQLDEARQQWHTAKNAHLRQIELMESDELLRQKQLRTEVIQLEDMLAQVRKEYEMLRIEFEQQLAANEQTGPINREMRHLITSLQNHNQQLKGEVHRYRRRKYRETSGELAKTKRELEETQAKVQALQEIRDARDADAAAQREAAENADASDSMGLPGDVIDPSLVKDDPEIKREPDDDSAADDIKDDIGDIKKEKCDIKKDLSDTKPDPAVLAAAAAKIKEQKNAEAEVVRDLKAQLKKAHIDQREMKLLLDMYKGVGKETRDKTQLMAAERKARLEIDDLKQQLKKMQASSESKREERKRLADDEAVRKIRSLEEVVHQLQKQVAAQKQEEEALLNEMEVTGQAFEDMQEQNSRLIQQLREKDDANFKLMSERIKAQQVHKLQREEKDMLVEQVSTLNMQVEAQNQVVRRLEEKERLLQSSISCAEKELMLRQQAMEMHKRKAIESAQSAADLKLHLEKYHSQMKEAQQVVAEKTGTLEAEAYKTRRLHEELAQLKRRVERLKKIEAAGTADEVLREELREYKDTLTCPSCKVTRKDAVLTKCFHVFCFDCLRTRYETRQRKCPKCNAAFGANDYHRLYLS; encoded by the exons ATGTCAAAACGACCTTCGGAAGAGTCACAGACTGGAGCCAGCTCAGGTCCTCAATGTAAAAAGGTTCAGTTTGAACCTATTAGGCTTGGTGCAATTTCTTCATTGGAGGAAATGGACATGAAAGTTCTTCAGTTTCAGAACAAAAAACTCTCACAg CGTTTGGAACTGAGGCAAAGAACCGAAGCAGAGTTGAGACAAAGGATTGAGCAGCTGGAGAAGCGCCAGATGCAAGATGATGCTGTGCTTAATGTCATTAACCGTTATTGGAATCAACTGAATGAAGATGTCAGAATTCTTTTACAAAGATTTGATGCTGAAACTGCtgatgaaaatgaaagcaaaa ATGAAAGTGAAGCGACAACATCTTTTCTTGCATTGCTTTCCACCTGGGACAAGGATGAACTCGACGAAAAACTTGCCAATCGAGTTTTAGTATCGCAACGGGCTGTTGCAAAGCTAATTAGGGCTTTTGACAGACTGCTgcaaagaaacgaaaaagttACACAAGCTCTAAAAGGAGAATCTGATAATG gtgAAGTTGCCAATCTAGAAGAAGCCATCAAGCAGGTTAATACCGAAATTCAAGCCGAAAACAGCAATCTCCATGTACTGAATACTTCACTTCATGAAAAAAACCATGCCATTTCTCTGAAG TTGAAAGAGATGCAAGAGCAACTCACAGCGAAAGAAACCGAAGCGGCGGAGCTGCAAAACAGAGTAGATGATTTGGATTACGAACTGCAAAAACGAAGACAACGAGCCGACTCGTTGGAAAATCACTTGGCAGAAGCGTTGGAAAAGATTAAAGTTCTTCAGCAACAACCTGGTGTTCAAGTGGAAGCTGAAAAATCTTCCGGTAGCAAAGTGGTCTCGGTGTCCCAGAAAAAG ATGGAAGATCAACATAAAGAATTGGAAGAACAGAGAGAAATGGCCACAAATCGTTTAGCTGAACTCGATCGTCTTCATCAGAATCACAGAGACGTATTACAGCAACTAGAACACCTCAAGATGGAT ATTCGCCAGTTGCCTGAGTCCGTCGTTGTAGAGACCACCGAATACAAGTGCCTGCAGTCGCAGTTTTCAGTGCTCTATAATGATTCCATGGGCCTCAAAACGCAGTTGGACGAGGCTCGTCAGCAGTGGCACACAGCGAAAAATGCTCATCTTCGTCAAATCGAATTGATGGAG AGTGACGAGTTATTGAGGCAGAAGCAGTTGCGAACGGAAGTCATTCAACTAGAGGACATGCTGGCCCAGGTGCGCAAGGAATACGAGATGTTACGCATCGAGTTTGAACAACAATTGGCGGCCAATGAGCAAACGGGACCCATTAACCGCGAAATGCGTCATCTCATCACATCTTTGCAAAACCACAACCAACAGCTGAAAGGCGAAGTTCACCGGTACAGGAG AAGGAAATATAGAGAAACGAGCGGAGAACTAGCCAAAACTAAACGAGAATTAGAAGAAACCCAGGCCAAGGTTCAAGCACTTCAAGAAATTCGCGATGCCCGTGACGCCGACGCTGCCGCGCAACGAGAAGCAGCCGAAAACGCTGATGCCTCAGATTCCATGGGTCTACCTGGCGATGTGATTGACCCAAGTCTCGTCAAAGATGACCcggaaatcaaaagagaaccAGATGATGACTCTGCCGCAGACGATATAAAAGATGACATTGGTGacattaaaaaggaaaaatgtgaCATTAAAAAAGATTTGTCCGACACCAAACCAGATCCAGCTGTTTTGGCTGCAGCTGCGGCCAAGATcaaagaacagaaaaatgcCGAAGCTGAAGTCGTTCGCGATCTTAAAGCCCAGCTTAA AAAAGCGCACATTGATCAAAGGGAAATGAAGCTTCTTCTTGATATGTATAAAGGTGTTGGTAAAGAGACTCGAGATAAAACACAGCTGATGGCGGCCGAGCGAAAAGCTCGTCTCGAAATCGATGATCTGAAACAACAGTTGAAAAAGATGCAAGCCAGCTCTGAAAGTAAACGCGAAGAACGGAAACGTCTAGCCGATGACGAGGCTGTTCGTAAAATTCGTTCACTTGAAGAAGTGGTTCACCAGTTGCAAAAGCAAGTGGCGGCCCAGAAACAGGAAGAAGAAGCtcttttgaatgaaatggAAGTAACTGGGCAGGCATTTGAGGACATGCAGGAACAAAACTCTCGACTTATTCAACAGTTGCGCGAAAAAGATGACGCCAACTTTAAACTGATGTCGGAGCGCATTAAAGCCCAACAAGTTCACAAATTgcaaagagaagagaaagacATGCTCGTTGAACAG GTTTCGACGTTGAATATGCAAGTGGAGGCTCAAAACCAAGTCGTTCGACGgctagaagaaaaagaacgtcTGCTCCAGAGTAGCATTTCCTGTGCCGAAAAAGAGCTGATGCTTAGACAACAGGCCATGGAGATGCACAAACGTAAGGCTATCGAGAGTGCCCAATCAGCCGCTGATCTTAAACTTCATTTAG AAAAATATCACTCCCAGATGAAGGAGGCCCAACAAGTAGTGGCTGAAAAGACGGGCACACTTGAGGCGGAGGCTTACAAGACGCGCCGGTTGCATGAAGAGCTAGCGCAATTGAAGCGCCGCGTTGAGCGACTCAAGAAGATTGAAGCGGCCGGAACCGCGGACGAAGTTCTTCGTGAAGAACTACGCGAATACAAGGATACACTTACGTGTCCTTCGTGTAAGGTGACGCGTAAAGACGCCGTCCTAACCAAatgtttccatgttttttgCTTCGACTGTCTCCGCACACGGTACGAAACGAGGCAAAGGAAATGTCCCAAATGCAATGCAGCTTTTGGAGCAAATGACTATCACAGACTTTATTTGTCGTGA
- the LOC130696763 gene encoding larval cuticle protein 65Ag1-like: MKFFIVVVLIAAAAAAPSSYKPYEKTYEKDYKYPEITVTGQSDERNVDGSGKWNYAQSDYTTREEAQEQKKFTVTTVDDYGKEYTAEVFGNTNKGSSYWVSPEGEKFTLTWVADNAGFHPKGDHLPVAPVHVYELPVAPVHEYVLPVAPVHEYVLPVAPDHIPFNGKGFKIY; encoded by the exons ATGAAATTC ttcatcgtcgtcgtcctcATCGCCGCTGCTGCAGCAGCTCCGTCCAGCTACAAGCCGTACGAAAAGACGTACGAGAAGGACTACAAATACCCAGAGATCACCGTCACCGGTCAATCCGACGAGCGTAATGTTGATGGCAGCGGAAAGTGGAA ctacgcccagtctgactacaccacccgTGAGGAAGCCCAggagcaaaagaaattcaccgTCACTACTGTCGATGACTACGGCAAGGAATACACCGCAGAGGTCTttggcaacaccaacaagggatcttcttactgggtttctcctgaaggcgagaaattcactttgacatGGGTCGCTGATAACGCTGGATTCCACCCCAAGGGTGACCACTTGCCcgttgctcccgtccacgtCTACGAACTTCCAGTGGCCCCAGTCCATGAGTACGTTCTCCCCGTCGCacccgtccacgaatacgtTCTCCCAGTTGCTCCCGACCATATTCCCTTCAATGGAAAGGGCTTCAAGATCTATTAG
- the LOC130696876 gene encoding E3 ubiquitin-protein ligase Bre1-like isoform X2: protein MSKRPSEESQTGASSGPQCKKVQFEPIRLGAISSLEEMDMKVLQFQNKKLSQRLELRQRTEAELRQRIEQLEKRQMQDDAVLNVINRYWNQLNEDVRILLQRFDAETADENESKNESEATTSFLALLSTWDKDELDEKLANRVLVSQRAVAKLIRAFDRLLQRNEKVTQALKGESDNGEVANLEEAIKQVNTEIQAENSNLHVLNTSLHEKNHAISLKLKEMQEQLTAKETEAAELQNRVDDLDYELQKRRQRADSLENHLAEALEKIKVLQQQPGVQVEAEKSSGSKVVSVSQKKMEDQHKELEEQREMATNRLAELDRLHQNHRDVLQQLEHLKMDIRQLPESVVVETTEYKCLQSQFSVLYNDSMGLKTQLDEARQQWHTAKNAHLRQIELMESDELLRQKQLRTEVIQLEDMLAQVRKEYEMLRIEFEQQLAANEQTGPINREMRHLITSLQNHNQQLKGEVHRYRRKYRETSGELAKTKRELEETQAKVQALQEIRDARDADAAAQREAAENADASDSMGLPGDVIDPSLVKDDPEIKREPDDDSAADDIKDDIGDIKKEKCDIKKDLSDTKPDPAVLAAAAAKIKEQKNAEAEVVRDLKAQLKKAHIDQREMKLLLDMYKGVGKETRDKTQLMAAERKARLEIDDLKQQLKKMQASSESKREERKRLADDEAVRKIRSLEEVVHQLQKQVAAQKQEEEALLNEMEVTGQAFEDMQEQNSRLIQQLREKDDANFKLMSERIKAQQVHKLQREEKDMLVEQVSTLNMQVEAQNQVVRRLEEKERLLQSSISCAEKELMLRQQAMEMHKRKAIESAQSAADLKLHLEKYHSQMKEAQQVVAEKTGTLEAEAYKTRRLHEELAQLKRRVERLKKIEAAGTADEVLREELREYKDTLTCPSCKVTRKDAVLTKCFHVFCFDCLRTRYETRQRKCPKCNAAFGANDYHRLYLS from the exons ATGTCAAAACGACCTTCGGAAGAGTCACAGACTGGAGCCAGCTCAGGTCCTCAATGTAAAAAGGTTCAGTTTGAACCTATTAGGCTTGGTGCAATTTCTTCATTGGAGGAAATGGACATGAAAGTTCTTCAGTTTCAGAACAAAAAACTCTCACAg CGTTTGGAACTGAGGCAAAGAACCGAAGCAGAGTTGAGACAAAGGATTGAGCAGCTGGAGAAGCGCCAGATGCAAGATGATGCTGTGCTTAATGTCATTAACCGTTATTGGAATCAACTGAATGAAGATGTCAGAATTCTTTTACAAAGATTTGATGCTGAAACTGCtgatgaaaatgaaagcaaaa ATGAAAGTGAAGCGACAACATCTTTTCTTGCATTGCTTTCCACCTGGGACAAGGATGAACTCGACGAAAAACTTGCCAATCGAGTTTTAGTATCGCAACGGGCTGTTGCAAAGCTAATTAGGGCTTTTGACAGACTGCTgcaaagaaacgaaaaagttACACAAGCTCTAAAAGGAGAATCTGATAATG gtgAAGTTGCCAATCTAGAAGAAGCCATCAAGCAGGTTAATACCGAAATTCAAGCCGAAAACAGCAATCTCCATGTACTGAATACTTCACTTCATGAAAAAAACCATGCCATTTCTCTGAAG TTGAAAGAGATGCAAGAGCAACTCACAGCGAAAGAAACCGAAGCGGCGGAGCTGCAAAACAGAGTAGATGATTTGGATTACGAACTGCAAAAACGAAGACAACGAGCCGACTCGTTGGAAAATCACTTGGCAGAAGCGTTGGAAAAGATTAAAGTTCTTCAGCAACAACCTGGTGTTCAAGTGGAAGCTGAAAAATCTTCCGGTAGCAAAGTGGTCTCGGTGTCCCAGAAAAAG ATGGAAGATCAACATAAAGAATTGGAAGAACAGAGAGAAATGGCCACAAATCGTTTAGCTGAACTCGATCGTCTTCATCAGAATCACAGAGACGTATTACAGCAACTAGAACACCTCAAGATGGAT ATTCGCCAGTTGCCTGAGTCCGTCGTTGTAGAGACCACCGAATACAAGTGCCTGCAGTCGCAGTTTTCAGTGCTCTATAATGATTCCATGGGCCTCAAAACGCAGTTGGACGAGGCTCGTCAGCAGTGGCACACAGCGAAAAATGCTCATCTTCGTCAAATCGAATTGATGGAG AGTGACGAGTTATTGAGGCAGAAGCAGTTGCGAACGGAAGTCATTCAACTAGAGGACATGCTGGCCCAGGTGCGCAAGGAATACGAGATGTTACGCATCGAGTTTGAACAACAATTGGCGGCCAATGAGCAAACGGGACCCATTAACCGCGAAATGCGTCATCTCATCACATCTTTGCAAAACCACAACCAACAGCTGAAAGGCGAAGTTCACCGGTACAGGAG GAAATATAGAGAAACGAGCGGAGAACTAGCCAAAACTAAACGAGAATTAGAAGAAACCCAGGCCAAGGTTCAAGCACTTCAAGAAATTCGCGATGCCCGTGACGCCGACGCTGCCGCGCAACGAGAAGCAGCCGAAAACGCTGATGCCTCAGATTCCATGGGTCTACCTGGCGATGTGATTGACCCAAGTCTCGTCAAAGATGACCcggaaatcaaaagagaaccAGATGATGACTCTGCCGCAGACGATATAAAAGATGACATTGGTGacattaaaaaggaaaaatgtgaCATTAAAAAAGATTTGTCCGACACCAAACCAGATCCAGCTGTTTTGGCTGCAGCTGCGGCCAAGATcaaagaacagaaaaatgcCGAAGCTGAAGTCGTTCGCGATCTTAAAGCCCAGCTTAA AAAAGCGCACATTGATCAAAGGGAAATGAAGCTTCTTCTTGATATGTATAAAGGTGTTGGTAAAGAGACTCGAGATAAAACACAGCTGATGGCGGCCGAGCGAAAAGCTCGTCTCGAAATCGATGATCTGAAACAACAGTTGAAAAAGATGCAAGCCAGCTCTGAAAGTAAACGCGAAGAACGGAAACGTCTAGCCGATGACGAGGCTGTTCGTAAAATTCGTTCACTTGAAGAAGTGGTTCACCAGTTGCAAAAGCAAGTGGCGGCCCAGAAACAGGAAGAAGAAGCtcttttgaatgaaatggAAGTAACTGGGCAGGCATTTGAGGACATGCAGGAACAAAACTCTCGACTTATTCAACAGTTGCGCGAAAAAGATGACGCCAACTTTAAACTGATGTCGGAGCGCATTAAAGCCCAACAAGTTCACAAATTgcaaagagaagagaaagacATGCTCGTTGAACAG GTTTCGACGTTGAATATGCAAGTGGAGGCTCAAAACCAAGTCGTTCGACGgctagaagaaaaagaacgtcTGCTCCAGAGTAGCATTTCCTGTGCCGAAAAAGAGCTGATGCTTAGACAACAGGCCATGGAGATGCACAAACGTAAGGCTATCGAGAGTGCCCAATCAGCCGCTGATCTTAAACTTCATTTAG AAAAATATCACTCCCAGATGAAGGAGGCCCAACAAGTAGTGGCTGAAAAGACGGGCACACTTGAGGCGGAGGCTTACAAGACGCGCCGGTTGCATGAAGAGCTAGCGCAATTGAAGCGCCGCGTTGAGCGACTCAAGAAGATTGAAGCGGCCGGAACCGCGGACGAAGTTCTTCGTGAAGAACTACGCGAATACAAGGATACACTTACGTGTCCTTCGTGTAAGGTGACGCGTAAAGACGCCGTCCTAACCAAatgtttccatgttttttgCTTCGACTGTCTCCGCACACGGTACGAAACGAGGCAAAGGAAATGTCCCAAATGCAATGCAGCTTTTGGAGCAAATGACTATCACAGACTTTATTTGTCGTGA